One window of the Salvelinus fontinalis isolate EN_2023a chromosome 2, ASM2944872v1, whole genome shotgun sequence genome contains the following:
- the LOC129818018 gene encoding GTPase Era, mitochondrial, with protein MAFRVSISIFGKSLRVPRVANVSAPLENASPFLRTGWAAGRPGTNNGHGFCFTPACFITSDAFLSRLAKGKAAETDDTLYHYPASVLPDSAEQLSLLVKDPDQPENSKVLRVAIIGAPNAGKSTLSNQLLGRKVFAVSKKVHTTRSRALGVLTEDDTQIILLDTPGLTTPTKVKRHQLEKSLLEDPWNTVKEAGLVVVMVDVSDKWTCNKLDFEVLKCLTQHPDIPAVLVLNKVDLLKSKSRLLEITADLTCGVVNGRKLQVRRVIKPPWAERRTDREARTSGSGDEDKPGGDVAHGEGSEAQSGLSKEQLRALKTQQGWAHFKDVFMVSAVDGEDVETLKRYLVVGAKPGTWQYHSDVLTDQTPEEICTNTVREKLLEYLPKEVPYTMTQAIDLWHDRENGELDIAVKLYVKKESHMKMVIGQAGQMVARIAREAGDDLSTVFLREVKLRLSVKVKN; from the exons ATGGCTTTCCGTGTGAGCATCTCGATTTTCGGGAAATCTTTACGTGTTCCGAGAGTTGCTAACGTGTCTGCGCCACTGGAAAATGCGTCACCGTTTCTCAGAACGG GATGGGCTGCCGGTCGTCCAGGGACCAATAATGGACACGGTTTTTGCTTCACTCCTGCCTGTTTTATTACATCGGATGCGTTTTTGAGCAGACTGGCGAAAGGCAAAGCGGCGGAGACAGATGACACTCTTTATCACTATCCAGCCTCAGTTCTGCCCGACAGCG CTGAACAATTATCATTGCTGGTGAAGGATCCAGATCAACCAGAGAACTCAAAGGTTTTAAGAGTGGCCATCATTGGTGCCCCAAATGCTGGGAAGTCCACACTGTCCAACCAACTGCTTGGCAGAAAG GTGTTTGCTGTTTCCAAGAAAGTGCACACTACACGGTCCCGTGCCCTTGGCGTTCTCACAGAAGACGACACACAAATT ATTTTACTGGACACTCCTGGACTCACTACACCTACAAAAGTCAAGAG GCACCAGCTGGAGAAGTCTCTCCTCGAGGATCCTTGGAATACAGTCAAGGAAGCTGGTCTTG TGGTGGTAATGGTAGATGTGTCAGACAAGTGGACCTGCAACAAGCTAGACTTTGAGGTCCTGAAATGCCTGACCCAACACCCAGATATCCCAGCAGTCCTAGTTCTCAATAAG GTTGACCTGCTGAAGAGCAAGAGCAGGTTGTTGGAGATCACAGCAGATCTGACATGTGGAGTGGTGAACGGCCGGAAGCTGCAGGTCCGCAGGGTGATCAAGCCCCCCTGGGctgagaggaggacagacagggaggctaggacatcagggtctGGAGATGAGGACAAGCCGGGTGGGGATGTGGCTCATGGTGAGGGCAGTGAGGCCCAGTCAGGGCTGAGTAAGGAGCAGCTTAGGGCTCTGAAGACCCAACAGGGCTGGGCTCACTTCAAGGATGTCTTCATGGTCTCTGCTGTGGATGGAGAGGATGTGGAGACACTGAAG AGATACCTAGTAGTGGGGGCAAAGCCTGGGACTTGGCAATACCACAGTGATGTCCTGACGGATCAGACTCCTGAGGAGATCTGCACCAACACTGTCAGAGAGAAGCTTCTGGAATATCTGCCCAAAGAAGTCCCTTACACAATGACGCAG GCCATTGACTTGTGGCACGACAGGGAGAATGGAGAGCTGGATATAGCAGTAAAACTGTATGTGAAGAAAGAAAGTCACATG AAAATGGTGATTGGCCAGGCTGGTCAGATGGTTGCCAGGATAGCCAGGGAGGCTGGAGATGACCTGAGCACAGTGTTCCTCAGAGAGGTCAAGCTGAGGCTCTCTGTGAAGGTGAAGAACTGA